The Vanessa atalanta chromosome 12, ilVanAtal1.2, whole genome shotgun sequence nucleotide sequence aaaaatctaTTACCAGATCGCATCCAAGATGGATACGATCGCTCAAATCCCAAGGTTTGCAATCGACTAAATATTTAGCATTCGGATActtgagttttaatttttacaactaagcaaaattaagttatttattaagaaaattaactaAAAGGAAATAACTTCTAGAATTTTATCTAAGGGGCATtgctactattttttttgttgtaaagttCTTTCATCGTAAGGCGAAGTATTGGagtttatataacaatacatcAACGCGTTGGCAGTATTACATCCGACATCCGATTTTTTAcccaacttattttatttttattattaattaattaattattaaaactgtcTTATAAGCCTAGTTGTCTATTATGAGCCAGTATGTTCAAGAAGAAGTCTGACGAGAGATTCTCAAGCCGCAGCTCAGAATTGTGAATTAGACGTTTTTAGCGCAAATCCGAGATTACTATCTCTCTCCAGTCGCGACGTATTGATTTTCCTttggattattatattaagggAAAGAAGTGCACTTATTTTTTCATATGCACCTGCTATAATTGCGTATAATTTATTCAGTAGAAATCCCCCCATCctgtatgtaaaatgtaaatgcaaattttatgatttagaaGAAAGGAGTTAATCACTTATTTCAAACCAGTAATTATTGATGTTGACTGGaatagaacttttttttattatttatccgtGGAAAAGGGATAGGCAGTTTGGGTGGGCTTTTAGAAAAACATTACAttcgagaaaaataaaaatggcgggTTTTTCTTACTGATCACAAAGACaaatgtaattcataaattgatgaaataaagattaagtgtgacttgtaaataaataatgaatttaatttgaactatagttaaatttatttcaactacataaaaaataatctctattTCTCTTGGACACGCCATAACTTGAGAACGACTTTGccgaatttattttacttttttttcaagttttctATAGATTCCAatagaagtaggaaaaaagaaaCAAACCTTAGACTTACGTATTTCGTGCGATTTCCTAATAactctgctatattgtgcactaataagagtttatgattaatatatctttatttataatacaacactccatttatttccactttaatttttcttccaaaattccgataacagtttcgtcgacgttcgaaacgccattttttcgcaaatccatagtgaatatcatagattaatcaagctctcgaccaatgatatcgcgtcaatttgctgtcaagtgttgtttatttggctttttcctgttatggttggaatatagTATAGGTATGTAGAAAGTTCTTACGGATACTACAGATAACATCAACTGAGCGTTTATGCCGTATTAGAAATGTACATAggcttacatttttaaaattatttattcccgcctgaatttaatatttttggctATATAGGAGAATGTCATGAGAAGGTTGAATActcaaaaattatcaaataaaacaaaacacattatttatcaattgtatatttgatatcaaatcttaatatatataacatggcttagcaaatttgaaaatatttattaacacttaTTCCTTCGTAGCTATTGTGAGTCAAACGAGATACAAGTGAGATCTTAtccaactttattttattttattacatcatttatttattttgtagtaatacattacattgaagaaaaaaaaacaactattctTCCATATTCCTTATGAATAacaatatcttattaaatagtatttaaaattaattagttgttCATCGAAATTTGTGTGCATTACAATTAGCGGATTTACCTATAAATACTCCTTGGAGGTGGTTACTTAAATAATGCTATCTTTTTCTTAACTACAGTAAGAGATAGatcaatatttaactaaaaaatctACCAAGCaatgtgaataaataatatatatttcaaatcattttaatacaGATAATACAAGCGAAGATATGTTggtttgaagttgcattttttttttatagttaattatGGGCAGTGACTGTCATTGGGACACGTATGACTTAGCTAAATTTAaaccttaaattaaataccgTTCATGTTCTATAACATTAGCTAGAAGcaacattttaacatttattttgatatggTTACACAGATCCATCAATAAATCATGTAAACGCGTAAAATACCTAATTACATCATAATAttacaatcaatttaaaatatcttccaGAGAATCGTCGCGAATTATACGaagctatatttttacaaattacacAATCATATTGTCATTTTAATACAACTACTCGGACGTCTCTTTGATTTCCATCTAGCTGACGAAGATCACATAACATGTAACTCATACTCGAAAAAGCCGTTTCCGATTGAAACTTCTTTGGGCGCCGCGGTAAGAGACTAATTTTAAGCTTGAATTTGTAGTGcaaagtatgtatatgtaacgTTTGAAGAGAACTTTTCTCACCCAAAAAGATTTTACTtatcataaaatcaaattataatgttttttttttttaattcgtatataattatatatattaatttaattatatgtattattattaactattgaAAAATctgacaattataaaatttgttactaTTCTTGTAGTATGAGTATTAGTACTCGAGATCACAATAATGTGAATGAACCAAAGTTCGATTCGATACCCGGATGATATTGGCTCAAGACCGGTGCTCGATGTGCCGTTACTACGTGGCAAGTATTGTGCAGACGTTTAAATATGGCTACCGCTACTAGATAAGTGTTCATAAACTAAAACTTAATTAGTTTATTGCTAATAAGAGAGATATGACGATAGTTCAGATATGCTTGAACTTCTAGATATTAAAAGTTTTGGTCCGAATTgtcatgtatttattattcgttagctattcaataaaaattcttaaaatgatTTTCTTGGTTacaatctaaataaattaaaacgaatcgttcagaaatatattattaagtttaaatgtcTTTTATAAAAGGATATTGGATCTGCTATTAcgaatatttagtataaaactgtaaatttttgttaaattgaaaattacattaattattcaattatgtatatatacttagAGTTCcagagtttttaaatttattgaaattataccaACATTGATAATAGTATTATaagtacataacatttttaacgtaaacattttgaaattcattaatttttttaatgaactattgataacataacatttaaagatataaacaaatgttgccattaataaaaaattgtcaaacTTCTTAAAACCCGAACatagatgaaaaataatttattgtataaattgctTATCGGTAAATTAACTTTAGAAAATATTGGTAACGGTAAAGATATTTCCTTACACCACTAACCATtcaatgtacaaatattatatactacattatatttacataatgattaaaattaaattatcaacacTAAAATTGTATCGATCGACTAAAATGAGGCAAGATCTTAGTCACAACGTAGTCAATATTACAACTACAATGCAATTTTAAGATAGTTTTCGATTCGATACGAATGATTAattctttcaattttaaaattttaatctgtatagaTTAGTACatcgtacataataataaaaaaaaaagtcttatatTGACTTGAGAACTATaggaaaatagaaataaaaaaactaataatttgaGTCCAAATttcgataattaaaataaaatgacacaaTTATTGTGTATGTAATTAAACCAATGTTACATACATTGGTTTAATTTCAGtatgtattaatatacttaactaCGTGTTTTCCTcgtttaatctttataaatgtttactgCATGAATttacatgatatatattatatattttaactttatgcTATTTTCGTCACATATGCAATTAATGGTTTTGAGTGAAAGTGAGACTTTGTAATCGTCTTATACAGTCTTAAAAAGGGACTGAaacgtatattttaaacatttttttttattattacttatgatAAACAGAATAAGCCAAGAAACAGAtccgtatttataattatagtaatattcttaaaattgcattgagtaatcattaaaataagtcTCATTTCATTTCGCATTGTAAACTTTAGgcattatttcaattttgtagGCAAAATGCGGCATCTATAGTTTCACATTCATCCCTTTTACATTTCAAAGATACAATCACGTCTATAAATAGACTTCAAAAAGCGACACGcaacacattttaaaattgtcaaTTCATTATTAAGACTGATCGTCTTCTAAACCTAAGATTGTTCTCAATTACAAGAAAAGTTTTAACGACTGAGATAGTTTTAGCGTCGTTTAAACTTTTAAAGTCATTAACGGCAAGTGACATTGGAGAACATTTTATCGGCCTACAGTTTAATGGAGGCATTCTTCAGACCAGTGTGATCTCTTCTGCCATGTAATATCGTTATAAAACTACGCTTTATTATTggataaaaaacatttcataataaactATCCAATTAATTACACCCAATTCCGTCATATTAAAACGTTAAACCCAATCCCAAGCCTATGTGCCTGTGTGGTGCCTTATGTCATTTCCATTAAACGTTCCAAATTCACTAAAATTTATACCACAAGTACAGTGTGCGTTAACGGATAcagtgaattaataaataaacggtCTTTGTTGAGTATTCAAAACAGTCTTGTTTGTCTAAACTTTTCTTGATCAATACCATGGTACGAAAATTCTAGAGAGCTCTCGGAATACCCGCAAGTTTTGTTAGTGATGATCGAGGACACAAGCCGCTATCAACGCTATACTCTCCTTAATCCAATATTTTATCCCTTCCTAGCTAAATGTCTCGTATCAATAATAGTTGATTTAGCGCAAATACTGTTTTACCCATTGGATATCCAACTACGGCTGATTGAAATCTACAATGTGCGACATCAAACTGCAAATAAATCTAAGtgcaacaatatttaaaacttttacttaTGAGTCAATTCCCCATTTATGGAGATAACGATTATGTGATCCCATTGTCGAAGCGTTCCAAGATTGTTAATCTTAGGAGACTTTAGAAGATGGTCTGTGAGCAGAGCTTTGGAGTAGGACGGCACATTTGTTCCCATATTGCTGGATTATAGCAGCCCCCTGTCTAGTTCTTTCCGAAGCATCCTGGTTAGTTTGATGACGTCATCGTCTATCTGTCCAGCGAATAATGAATCGAGGAGCTCACCCCTAGAGGCTAGTGCGAATACTCCGGCCAGTCGTGAGACTGACTTATCGGATAAGTGGCGCTCGACCACGGCCCtggaaacagaaaaaaatatctaaattaataatacaataacataaatagCAATATCCTTTGAATGTCGAACTGTTAGATGCTGCTAACGGCAccaatttaaagatataatggGACTAGGGACATGCATATCTTTAAATGAAGCTTTAATTCACCACGGCGCAATTATTGTGTGGTGTGCATTTTTGAAACGTTAAATGTTTTGGCTATACTATTAAGATGATTTTGCAAGTAAAATCACAAAATCTATGACCTGACTAATAATCTGGTCATTGATGAATGAGTGTCTAATATGACTTACTTAAGTGATTGATGTGATTCCCGAAGAGCATCCTGAAGAAATCCTCGATCGTATGAGAAGTCCACCTCACAGAATGATACCACCGCCATCAATACGgtctgaataaaaatattcatacattagATAAATATACATGTGCTTAAGATTTAGGCGGAGCCCCACTGGATCTGGAAGGCGGAGAACCGGCATCATTGTTGCACCTTAAGATAATCCTATATCCTGTAGTAGATGGCGGTTAGCTAACGACGTTGGTctggtatttaatttataagacttTAGATCCCCAGTTCCTGTGTTTAAATAGGGCTAATAAAACATGGttgggtaaaataaattatcaataaaacccCGGAGTATAGAAGCAGTATTTAGAATAATGTGTCTCGTAAAGGACCTAAAGCCTTTCGAATCGTTTTCCTATCCTATGGGCGTGAGATACTAGAGAGTGTACATGTTGACCAATATCAAATGCGCAATCGGTCAGTCTACGTTGAAATTGACCGGCGTGGTTGGAATACGTCAGGGGGATATTATCagcattatatttatagtgtttATTATAGCCAGCAAACATACTAAACGAAAAGGCATTTCAGAAAAGCGAACTTGCCTATAAAACGCGGTTTTGTTGCTAAGAGTTTTACGATTATtgacatcaattattttataatgacgttatcaatttttttaatacaccacataaaatttttcattgttgtaacatattttaatattaataatatcattattagtATTGAAGTAGCAAAATAAATGTAGCGCACTAAAGAAGACCTTTTATTAGCTACGAAGTGGATCAAacttataacattttacttttaagcgTGAAAAATAGTACGCCATtaagttgttttaattaattagattcTCCGTTTTAACGGGAACATAAATTTCGTAAAGAGACAGTTGATTAAAATGAGCATTTTAACTCACTTGTCTAGCGCCActgaaaatttacaattattaacttGAATGTATTGCTTTCTTgaaattggtattttttattttaaataaaactcacgTGAAATTTCGAGCGAAATGCAGCCAAGGCTCTCTCGTCCGCAGCTGACAGCTGTCCGTGTCGCCGCAACACACCCAGCTTCACAGCAGCTTTGATCACGTGCTTGACCAGCTTCTCAGCCTCTCGCTTCTCCACGCGCTCGCGTAATACGCTTAAGAACTGTCAGAAGAAATATCGATCCGATATTTAATGGAACGTTTAATTTACGTCGGATTGAATTAAAAGtcgcaaataatttatttttgaatatgacCTGTAAAATTGACGGAAATACCATTTTggcttaaaaatgtaaattgcatttattataaatttagtcgttttataattgttacagCGTAATTGTCCACTTATCATCACTTAGCCCAATTACTCGTTTGcttccttaaataaattaaacagagcTACATATATTgtaggtataaaataatttcgaataatACGATGTTCATATTATTCTAAAAGTttagttacaattaaaaataatttcccaAATTCTGAAAACTATGGAAGGGACTTTGTCATTGTTactatagtaaaatttattaagtaacttCGATTCATAGAATTCAGTCAATGAGTTTCAGttcatttatattactaatgGTGAATTTATTTGCCATTAAAtagtaagttaaaaaaatatgaacataaaAAGTTACACCCCTGTAAATGATTCATAGCTAAGCTTGGAACTTCTTCCCCTTAGAGAAGTAGACTTaagatattattgataaatctaAGATAAATTTGCTTTAAAACTTTCTTATTGTTCAACTTATTTTACTTCCCTATTTAAGTTAAAGTACAGTATAAAGTACATTTGGTTGAAAAGATGAAATATGAGAAAAATTTATCCTCttttatataagtttgtttAGGTAGGAGTAATCAATAAACTCCACGGGGTTCATTTGTCACGTTCCGGTGCGCGTGTTGTACAAAACGTGTTTTTATGaaatactgaaaaaatattttaaccgaGGTTGGTCCAATcacagttaaaatatttttctttaataattccCTTCTTTCGGTTGAAATTATTCCTTTGTAAttctaaataatgaaattatacatttttccaCTCGAATAACGTGTGTATCAAGTTGTCTgtgtatgtacaatgtacatacgtCAATATGTCGTTCAGGGCTCAGATCATGGTAGGTGAATCTATTGTTGGTCAGCGCGCCCGCTCTACCAGATTTATAACTTGTAATGTTGCTAAATCTTTATTGCTGAAACTGGAATAAGCTAATACTAATAATAGAATTTACCTGGTCTAGTAGTTTTGCAGCGTGTTCGTCAAGAACCAACGAGCGCGCACTTGCAGCGCCCCCCACACGCGAGAGGAACTTCTTCTGCGCGCGCAGAGAGATGTCGCGGGCGCACCACGCGCCACCCTCCATCgctgagaaataaataaaaaaatgcgtgAACACGTGACATAAAAACCTAACTTTTCCCATTacacaaacaatatttatgacTTCTTAGGCTTTTCCCAAGACGGCCtcttgttgtaaatatatgatTCATATTAAGTTACTAGTAAACACTTTGTTTATTCATAacacaaatatatcaaaacaagcGAACTGCTAAGTTAAATAAGAAGTAACAATCGGTTAAATGCTTGGAACCTATGTTCACCTATTTCGATCGAGGAggtgtaaagataaacaaatctgaGATATTCCGTAAGATTTCCTAACAATTCTTGATAtccttttttaaagtttatttaattctatcaatagcatttacatttatgtttacaGTTAAGATTTATACATCATTTATATACAGACTATTTCCCGTAACTTATGTTCAGGTGGCCCTTTTGCCCGTCCGCCaatctatgccataaaaaaaaattaagttattaaataaatatattcgaaaatagctactactactacttaactaactaaaatatctctatataaaaaaatctaattaataaattatatcattcacCTTTGAGGTTGCTTGactgtataaacaaaaaaataattaaaaattaataggcGATGTTTAGATATTATAACGCAGCTATCAAGAatcaattactaataaaaatattatctaataggATTGCAAAACGGacgaatgtataatattttgatctGTTTTAACGTTATTTGCGAGgcaataattttttgttttattatacataattaaataatgatacattataaaatacatatcgataattattttagttttatggttaaagatactttatttctcaaaaaaagaaattacatttcacTTACTTGAGAAAATTATGACTATaagcatattttaaattcaaacttcGACAATCATAATATCACTAGTTTAACATATTattcttacaataaattttgttttaaacaaggAATCTAAAACATACCCTCAAAGCAACAATAATTGTGTACAAaacagttaataaaatacattggtaGTTTTAGTGACAACTACCAATGTATAATAACAACTACCAATGTATAACAAGTAactatttaatagaaaaattaaattttacttatatatttattttgaatgttgtatacatatatacagttaCACATATagaagtatatataatacattgtaaGTAATGATTAGTGAttgactattaatatataattattgttaaacatttatttatttataaatataacatgataATACAATTACGACGAACGTTCATGGCGttacttttaatgtatttgtcATTTAAAACAGCTCTACAGACTAAcgagtattttgtttaaaattaaccaTTCTATCAAAATCTTAAGTATGTATTCAGTTTGATCAACGTCACTTAATTTTCtccaattgaataataataaattcagttgaattacaatacaattgaaatattttatacacgtaTATACATTGGCACCGAAAGGGTGGGTGTAAGCCAtcgcatataaaaatatatttttttattaacagttaCAATTACTTTTGAATCCTTACTTTACgaggttatatttttataaagctaAACTGGTTCGGAATGAAGATAGTACCAAGAAAAGAGataaattgtatcaaataaaaatatattataatttataatctttaaatcAAGCAAAAAATATGCATGTagtattcgtgcaatttattataagtatttaagctTTGACTCTGTGTACACGAAATGCTCACcatgtctatatattttatattgtatacatagtacttatcctttaaaccggaacatagcAATCCCAATTATTATTTGACGATAGATTAACTAGAAGACTTGACGATATATCCAGGCggacttataaatttataaaatgtatatgaaagTAACACCTTGCATGTGCCTCTCCTCTCTTTCTtagtagaaggtttggacctTATTCCACTAGGTAGTGATTATGATCTCATTAGAACTAGCGGTATCTAATgttaaaacacattaaattttttacattttacattaaccgcctgtaaatttcccactgctgggctaaggccatgtatacacatgtggcaaaatttcgttgaacttagacacatgcaggtttattcacgaagttttccttcaccgccgaccacgagatgaattataaacacaaattaagcacatgaaaattcaggcttgcctgggtttgagcccgcaatcatcggttcagatgtacgcgttctaaccactgggccatcttgcacttaattattaataagaaataattatatacaatgaaaGATCAATATTTAGGATATACATGATATAGCGGCGCGTCCATACAAAGCTAGCCGAAAACTAagtcatgaaaaaaaaactcgattcGGACAATTCTGAGATTTTATTtaccatcaaaaatattttagatttcgatatttaattaaattatactaaatagcTCGCAATCTTGTTAAGTTTAACGTAGCAAGTATGTCAATAGATAGTCTGAACTCTGAATACGAATACTTTTTTACAACAACGTGACATTCGACCTTTTCAGTGTTgcctttttattttcctttacttATTAAAGGATATAGATTtccctaaatattttatttataaatactgaggcaatacttagttttgttctGTTTCGGATATCGTCGTGAGTGATCCAATATAGTTACAGGCAAAAGGGTcgtaacaccttagttcccaatgcTGGTGACGCATTGAAAATGTAAGTGTTTGagtggtagtgaccacttaaacaagaactaatttaattaaacgttaattagaaataaagtttatagtatccttttataatattttataaaactcggTAGAAACTTTTAGAAGTGAAACGAGGTACTTATAACCATATTTTTTCCGATCTGCATTAAAGTACTCGGTCTTAAACCGAACCCTATACCCgacaattttaaatagaacGCAAATATATTTAGCCGGTTATTTATACCAAGCCAGAGTAAGGTCAATGACCTCCATTGGTCCTTTCGCCAGACGCGGGCAATATTATAATGTGATTTTAATTTGCATATGATGAATTTATGTATCCCCAGACAGTGAAAGGTCAACGGCATCTTTGTACCCAGGTAAAGATAATACAGGTAAGGTATAATCATTTTAACCCTTTAAAGTAacacattaaacatttaaaggGTACGATCCGACCCTGTTCCTCGGATAGGCATAATATTGATATTCTATAAAGGAAAATCTTTTAAAACGCTGTCTATTTTACACCGAACATATATTTCGATAACGGCCTGCGCTGTTCTTTAagaataaattcgaaattcgaagtGGAATTCAGCTGCAAAATTAAATGGGGCATTGGCTTCGAGCATCGTATCGTCGTAAATCAATTTTCAAAACATTACGATTAGGACGATCGAGcctaatatcaaatttattttataagccgCGTTTAGTAGATTGAATACGATGAACTGCTAAATTGAAAGTGCTTAACAATCTTTGCaatcaaattacatttacattacatacattacattagcagcctgtaaatttcccactgctgggctaaggcctcctcagcctttgaggagaaggttcagtgcacattccaccacgctgctccaatgggggtttaattggaatacacatggcagaatttcgttgaaattagacacatgcaggtttcctcacgatgttttccttcaccgccgagctgaattataaacacaaattaagcacatgaaaattcagtgatgcctgaaTGAAAAACTATGAAAACCCAGgcgggtttgaacctgaaatcatcggttaagatgcacgcgttctaaccactgggccatctcgtctctcTAATTGGCTCGGCTCGGCAATCAAATTGAAGAAACAAAAATCTGACAAAGTATGATATCGTTCATCTTT carries:
- the LOC125067701 gene encoding tumor necrosis factor alpha-induced protein 8-like protein isoform X1, with amino-acid sequence MTASTMIELESWIIYQCVLNECHVSSTSMEGGAWCARDISLRAQKKFLSRVGGAASARSLVLDEHAAKLLDQFLSVLRERVEKREAEKLVKHVIKAAVKLGVLRRHGQLSAADERALAAFRSKFHTVLMAVVSFCEVDFSYDRGFLQDALRESHQSLKAVVERHLSDKSVSRLAGVFALASRGELLDSLFAGQIDDDVIKLTRMLRKELDRGLL
- the LOC125067701 gene encoding tumor necrosis factor alpha-induced protein 8-like protein isoform X2 produces the protein MVATSMEGGAWCARDISLRAQKKFLSRVGGAASARSLVLDEHAAKLLDQFLSVLRERVEKREAEKLVKHVIKAAVKLGVLRRHGQLSAADERALAAFRSKFHTVLMAVVSFCEVDFSYDRGFLQDALRESHQSLKAVVERHLSDKSVSRLAGVFALASRGELLDSLFAGQIDDDVIKLTRMLRKELDRGLL